GCGTTCCCTACTTTTCGTCAAAGCTTAGATGTCATAGTTGACGgtgtataagtgaatcgtgtcctgattttttcaaatgtcttcaaatgtcttcaccatcatatcggaggaaagttcttcccCAGTTCATCCACAAAaccggaactgtgataactcaatttatttatttcagttttgaagatttggttgtaactcaaaccatattcgTAAAACTAATTATTGCAACGATATGTAACCGGGAATCCTTcgttttgtgaagtggtcgtttgaaaaatCTAGGTTAACCTATTGTATAGTTTAGGCCCACAATAATAGAAATGCAATATCACAATCATTGGAATTCTCGAGctcaaatgaactaatgtcttctagagacaatatgtgtTAAGGCTACTTGAAGTTTTCCATAATTTAAAGTAAAAGTTACCTTGTTGTTGAATTTATCCTATATGCGGATTTTCTGAGTGTCCGCtgagaacaaaaataaacaagtcagactaataaaaaaaaaacgagcgaATTACAATGAGAAAAAACATCTAtttcttttgacgatattttcggtcaatagttagaatttcatttaaataatatctctcaaaaacccacgtacgctatcatactgaaatgtcttcacatatttcatactatcttcaaaatgtcttcacaaaatcaaatgtcttcacagtaagtcaaatgccttcaaaatgaagacatgtcttcaaacctggcatctccgGACACAAGCACATACACACAAAACATACTATCATTAAAAAGCGCGTAACTTTTTAATCTGTCAACCGACTTACATAAAGTTGGCTGCTTTTGAAAGGTGAGACCTTTACCTTTCTAATGTTATCAACGTTCAACAGATGGCGTTACGTGTTccataatttaaataaaaagtcCCCTTATTTATTGAACATACTGTGTATGTTTagcaactataaaaaaaacatgatgtCCGAGATGCATTAATCGGTGCCTGCTCACTGTCTGCTGCTAAgcccattacaacacgtgctttatcatgttagctcaggaaacacacctcattcgGTCCCAGTATCGAAGTCGGCTACTCAAGATAGATCaagtttagatagcttaccgtCGATACgtatgaacagtcagaagtgcaatgaagtccTTCAGAAACATTTACatctttttttgcatcaaaaacaccgtgataattgggtaatttggcatcataAAAGCCGAAAAAGCATGGCatagtttaatgaataggggtttcagattctggactggtcagcttgtttaccagatcaagaGTTTTTGATAGCAAAAACTTAtgagaagtgatcgtacgaatagaagacgcagcttacaagcagtatgagttatttgaaaagcttaaacgagcagtatcctctgcgtagaacgagatacccactacaacatggcgcagtttGTTCGAAAGCACcctgaatgggttatttgaattgattaagaactaaagatgacatacgaattagaaactttttgtaattcatgtgaaatttactttatttttctttctaTAGTTACGAAACCCAGTGTATAGTATTGCTGTGAGAATTTCCAACGCGTTTTTcttgaaaccatgttttttctgcttcttcttcttcttcaatggcactaacgttcctagaggaacttcgccgtctcaacgtagtattacttgcgtcatttttattagtacttagttgagatttctatgccaaataacacgccttgaatgcattttgagtggcaagctctagaatacgcgtgatcacagtgcaagtcggaggaaatttttttgacgaaaaattcccccgaccagaacgggaatcgaacccgaacacccggcatgttagttatgacgctaaccactcggccaagggagcaagtTTTTTCTGCTAGTGGTGTctatatctcaggatctactcggccgatttggctgaattttttcatcagcatgtaaaaatgaattacctAAAGCGTTACTTACCCTTTTTTTGACATCTATTTTTTTCGATCAGCGATCATTGGAATTCGTTATGCGActccccgttgcttcagaaccgataccaccagcaaggtgcCGATTTTCAGAAATCACGAATTTTGATTATTcatcgaccttccagacaggagtCTCTCCGTAATGGGTCTTAAATTCGGACAGAAAATTGTGAAAATAGCTATCATTTATTCCAAGCAGAAATTTATGAAACGCCGAAATGCAGGCAACATACTCAACTTTTcattccttttccatttccagctgaggttttttttccacCCCTCCCATGGAGCGTTACATATGACGACAGTAGTTAtgctataaaaaaaattccctcGATATCACGATTAGGCATCTAGAGATAATCGACAGCTCCATGAACTTTTTAATATAGGAAAAGTTTTATATGTTAGATGAGAAAGACGACAATATTGTCCGAAAAAGATCGTGGTCAAAGCGTAGTAAAACAACTCAAACGGTGGTCAAATCAGTACTAGCGGCTGGGACTTGAAAAGGATCATTTAATATCAATTGCTTCCGTATAGCCAAACGTTAAATTcaaatctctactgtcaacaacggGACCGTTTGAAACCAACGATTGACCAGAAATGGTCAACAGAAAAGATGTTGTGTTCCGTCAGGAAAACGTATGCGACCTACGTCTGCAGTGACTCGCCAGGAACTCAGGGAGCGTGGTTGAAAAGTTTTAatacatccaccatatagttcagacctggcaccaagcgattaccacctttttctagCATTCGCTCTtgcagagtgataagaaattgggatgaaGGGAATTTATTACTAaattttttcgccaataaggatcaAGACTTATATGAGAGAGACATCATGAagctatatttgaaatgggcacaaattatacaacaaaacggtgcatgttTGACCCAAATTGGATGATCCAAAACATCTCAAATAaggttttgaatttcacgcaaaaataataaatttcttTCTACCTAATCCAATATTAATAATTGAGAAAGATTTATTGCCGCAAAGGGTAAAATTTAAATAACATACACGGTTTGACGTTTAAGTTTCGGGGCAGGTAGCGAaaatgaatatttgttgattacagaggaacctcgattatccgcgagcggatgatccgcgatgcggtttatccgcgaaagcgagttacATAGTAATGCTATGGACTTTCCTGGAAATTATCAGTGAGGTGTAGgattttgcatttttgttttggtcatgactttcacattatttgacttctggtgtacacaaccttatagatggatagtttaataattcctttattgataaaacatagttatcatgctaaaatattgtgtttgcatctctttttttaatctttaattgcattatccgcgattttcgtgatccgcggtgtCCTGGCCacactattccgcggataatcggggttatACTGTatattattgaaataatatccTTCAATCCCAGCATTTGTTTTGCAACTGTGATTCGTCGATTCCATTTGTCATTCATAAGTGAAAATATGTGAATTTAATTTAAGATTTGAATTTAACATTTTTCCGTGTCGTGTagagaaacttgaaaaaaaaccttaataTCCCTGATCCCATCGAACATACAACAAACTCTTTATGACCGTCAATCCTAGCTTAGCCCTCTTTTACGTCAGTTAACCGCGTGTGGACCGCCCTCATTTTGAAATGATGTTCGAAAAAGTGCTTACACGTAGAAGGGTTTTTAGATAATGTTTGATCTTTTACTGATATAAAAATTAACGTTCTATAGCTTCAATAAAAACTAAAATGCAAAACAAAACGTTGTTATTTATATATGATACATGAACTACAATCTTTTTTCTGTCCAAGGCAATgataaaactaattaaattaGATAcccatttgttttcatttgatttACTAACAGCTCTTAGTACCACAATTCATTGCTGATGAACTATATTTACATCtgcttttcatgtttttctggtCTTTGGAACTCGCGGTTGCCTTTCAATACTTAGTATTAGCTGATTGATTATATTTAAgtttattgcaaaaaaaaatcatgcccGCAGATcgttttttaataaataaatgttgTGGCTACATGACACTTGTTTTTGgatgtttttgaattttgaattcgaTGTTGTTAACAGAtatcaataattttaaaaaatgagaaCCGATATGACTCTTAACcattaattttaatttgtgCGATTATTAATTTGTAAATTCCGGTTTCATATTTGTACACCTGGTATACGTTTGATTTTTGTATGATTTGTTCATTATATCAATttttgttagtaaataaatagaaATGTGTATTGCATGATGTTATAAAGTTCATTCTCAAAGTATGCTTGACCATCTTTAAtcaacattttattatttgaaaaaaaggggCAATAACAATTTGATAAGCAGATACTTTTTCCCATTCGAACATTGCTCACTAAATGTAGATATGTTTAGGATACctatgatgaaaaaatattctcGACAATCCACTGCTGTTCCATCCCTTGTAATCAAATTACAGTACACCTGTCTCCTATCTTTCGTGCATGCACGTGACCGAAGCACGAACACCCTTCTTAAAGAAACCATAACATAACTCTCAAGAACACTTTGTGCACCATAAGAAAAAAGGTACCCTTCTTCGTTATCCTTGTCTCGACAGAACATCAATATCGCCCCTTAATGCAATTAAAAAAGAACATTACCCCAATGTGCCGCAGTCACCACCCGAAAATCAACAACTTCACAAAACAGTGAAGAGTAGAAACCGGTTAGTTACACTCGATTTCATTTGATTCGTTTTTGATATCCTTTGATCGGTCGAAAAAGTTCCCAAGACCCATAAAAatcgaactagttttttttcaccGGTATTTTCTTTCTTCTAACTCGTACCAAAATTGTCCCAAAATAGATAGAAAATTATGCTCGGAGATAGCAACAACGGACCGGTGCGAGAAAACCGGTAAGTCCGTCGGAATTTGACCTTACAGGTTAATCTTCGTTACGTTTTCCGGGAACGAACCGGACTAACCTGATCCAACAGCCTATCCCGTGTCCCATTTTGGGACATGACTGAGAATTGGATGCACTGTTCGTTCCCACTGCCAGTTGTTTAAAACTTTTCCGAATTTAAAGCGTTGAGAGAATTTATGCCAAGGAATGTATCGTGCGCTggaaatcagggaaaatgaTTTCTCCCACCAATTACTTCCTGACGATCAATCTCATCTCCGGTATCGGTATCGGTATCGCTTTGATCCGACTTGGAGTACCATTACCTCAATTGAATTTTCGCACGGTGATGGTTTCGTCCCGAATGGTGCCATTTAATGTGACAGCCTTTCTCGGCGGGGCATCGGAAATTACATTTTTCCACTGCACCGAAGAAGATTCATCAGCGTTCCGATCGTCTAGCAATAATTGTCGGCACGATAATAGTTTCAAGAGCATCCCCGTTTGGCAGCTGTGAGATGCAGCACTGACATTCTAGCATAGGAAGTTGTAACCTTGCCACCGTTTTGCTGAGTCGTCCTCGCTCTGGTTGTGCGCAAATAGCCACCCAGATGCGATATAAATCGGGTTGATCTTATCCGATAAATCTACGCAGAATATTTCGAGTGCCGACGGTGCGTCGGAAAGAGAATTTATAGCAATAGTAACGCAAACGGTCAgaacatttaatttcaatttgtaTTCGAAAGTACATATTTTGAGTAAAAACCCATCagaacaaatattttacaatcagaaataacatcattgAAAGTCGATCGAACGACATAGTTTGCAAGCAACTGTGATGGCTCAAACAGTTTCACATCATTTTCATTCAGGtagcaatgaaaaaaaatgaaaacggtGATGCACTACAGTAAAAAGCTTTATTAAAATCACAAGCATTcgttttttgttcaataaaattttctgaCTATCTTTCATCACAATAACTGTTAATTGATCTACAATCTTCAGAGACAGAGCAAATTAGTatcaaattgtaaaaaaaaatattgtggcGATGGTTTCTCGACGTCGTTCCTTGTTCTCTAATAACACAACACACagcacacaaaaacacaaagtaCACACATTCACACAGTCAGAGGTTTCAAGCACTAGCATTGTATTCGGCCACTTTAGCGAGAATCAACTCGATGTCCTTTTGGCACTGGATGCCGATATCGTGCAAATCCGTTTCCGATAGAGTTAGAAACACCTCGAAATCGATCTCCTCATCGTTGAAAATGCTGATGTATTTGGATAGATTGATGTCCTTCAGTATGTTCGATACCGTAATTCGATGCTCCAGCTGGCGTTTTGATAACGGCGTTCTAAGTATGTATACCGCTTTACGCCGATCGTGTGTGTTCAAAATTGCGGGTCTACAAAAGGCACAAATCGGTGCAATAAAGTGTATTAACAAAGCAACAAAACAACCACTCACTGCTTGAAGATCTGACGGGCAGCCTTGGCAGACATGTTGGTGTTTTTAGTTCCCGGGGTGTTCGTACGGGGCGACATTCGCATCTCGCTTTTCAGTGCAATCGGTGAGATGTCTGGCGATATCATGAACTGTTCATGAACGATGGGCGAAAAGCTCCGTTTTCTTCGGCTGGCTGGCTTCGGCTGCTTGTACGCCTCGAAGGATATATCCCGGCCGTCCTGTGCATCCGGAGAATGCTTCAATATGAGCGGCGATGGTTGCGCCATTATCGGGGTTGGGGCTGCAGGACAGAAAATGTGTTTTCAGAGCTAGTTTCTTGAGCACGTTCATCGATGCATTACCATTCCCACGAAACATTTTTTAGAGTTTTTTAAATGACTAGATAACACCACGGTAAAACGTTACACAACAGAAATTAAAATAGATTTCACTTGTCAATGAACAATAGTACCCGTTCGGCTTTGTTAGCTGGAAGAGAGTGGACATAGGATGCAAACCAATACTGTATTGTTGACAGTGTGACAACTGTTTAGAATAATATACTTCAATCTCTCCTTAGATTGAATAGGGTTAGTAAATAAAATCtttcgattttattttaatttttatttgcaTTCTACAGACAGAAGAAAGATGAATaattataaacaattttttgattTGCATTGAATATCTTCATATTGAGTTGTTGTATATATTTCTCTATTCTTCATAT
The Toxorhynchites rutilus septentrionalis strain SRP chromosome 2, ASM2978413v1, whole genome shotgun sequence genome window above contains:
- the LOC129764587 gene encoding ankyrin repeat and SAM domain-containing protein 6-like; the protein is MFRGNAPTPIMAQPSPLILKHSPDAQDGRDISFEAYKQPKPASRRKRSFSPIVHEQFMISPDISPIALKSEMRMSPRTNTPGTKNTNMSAKAARQIFKQPAILNTHDRRKAVYILRTPLSKRQLEHRITVSNILKDINLSKYISIFNDEEIDFEVFLTLSETDLHDIGIQCQKDIELILAKVAEYNASA